One stretch of Pseudomonas azotoformans DNA includes these proteins:
- a CDS encoding iron ABC transporter substrate-binding protein, translating to MTIRDTRLKTSLLRGLTLTLLGLTLLSPTAYCADKVSLTLYNGQHKEVGDELAKAFEAKTGIHVNVRKGSSNQLASQVVEEGDRSPADVIYTEESPPLNKLGEQGLLARIDASTLDVLPKDYVGANGDWMGVTARTRVVAFNPKLIAEKDLPKSVLDFAGPEWQGKVGFVPTSGAFQEQAVAIIKLHGREAAEEWLTGLRAFGKVYSNNMVALKAVENGEVATVLVNNYYWFALKKEKTNLDSQLHYFTNGDAGGLITVSSAAALKSSKHPKEAQQLLAFMASEEGQRVITNTSAEYPLRKGMESNRGLKPFSELQPPKVTPADLGNAEEALDLERDVGLN from the coding sequence ATGACCATCCGCGATACCCGTCTCAAGACATCCCTTCTGCGTGGCCTGACCCTCACTCTGCTCGGCCTGACCTTGCTCTCCCCCACCGCCTATTGCGCCGACAAGGTCTCCCTGACCCTGTACAACGGCCAGCACAAAGAAGTCGGCGACGAACTCGCCAAGGCCTTCGAAGCCAAGACCGGCATCCACGTCAACGTGCGCAAAGGCAGCAGCAACCAGCTGGCCAGCCAGGTCGTCGAAGAAGGCGACCGCTCCCCCGCCGACGTGATCTACACCGAAGAATCGCCGCCGCTGAACAAACTCGGCGAGCAAGGCCTGCTGGCCAGGATCGACGCCAGCACCCTCGACGTACTACCCAAGGATTATGTCGGCGCCAACGGCGACTGGATGGGCGTGACCGCACGCACCCGTGTCGTTGCGTTCAATCCGAAGCTGATTGCTGAAAAAGACCTGCCCAAATCGGTACTCGACTTTGCCGGCCCCGAGTGGCAAGGCAAGGTCGGCTTCGTGCCGACCAGCGGCGCGTTCCAGGAACAAGCCGTGGCGATCATCAAGCTGCACGGTCGCGAAGCGGCTGAAGAATGGCTGACCGGCCTGCGCGCCTTCGGCAAGGTGTACAGCAACAACATGGTTGCGCTGAAAGCCGTCGAAAACGGCGAAGTGGCCACCGTTCTGGTGAACAACTACTACTGGTTCGCCCTAAAGAAAGAAAAGACCAATCTGGATTCCCAACTGCACTACTTCACCAATGGCGACGCCGGCGGCCTGATCACGGTGTCCTCGGCTGCCGCGCTGAAATCCAGCAAGCACCCCAAGGAAGCCCAGCAATTGTTGGCATTCATGGCCAGCGAAGAAGGCCAGCGCGTGATCACCAATACCTCGGCCGAATATCCGCTGCGCAAGGGTATGGAATCCAATCGCGGCCTCAAGCCTTTCAGCGAGCTGCAACCGCCGAAAGTCACCCCGGCCGACCTGGGCAATGCCGAAGAAGCCCTGGACCTGGAACGTGACGTTGGCTTGAACTGA